The Impatiens glandulifera chromosome 3, dImpGla2.1, whole genome shotgun sequence genome contains a region encoding:
- the LOC124930613 gene encoding NAC transcription factor 32-like — MEGSNDNESECLVPIGVPNGSQLFVPKYFRFKPKDDELISDFLLRKSKSLPLDVDVIAEVDIYKFNPWELPKMTLYGEKDWYFFTRRKGKQPNMVRRNRLAGIGFWKATGPKKKIGHSKVQGIKKSLAFFTGKVPNATRTNWLMHEYSLLDVDRGSTAKGRKTSRVNEWVIVRVYQRNDKKVTPMFTFESPNLGLVDSEIAFGSPIQLMVDEIVPDNLVNEVDVVPAVLENMNESLALPLEPGLVDSEIGFDFPIESVMEEIIPYDFVSDLFNSFPLMPENFVEFVYAP, encoded by the exons ATGGAGGGTTCAAATGACAATGAGAGTGAATGTTTAGTACCTATAGGGGTTCCTAATGGGAGTCAACTATTTGTACCTAAATATTTCAGATTCAAGCCGAAGGATGATGAACTAATTTCAGACTTTCTCCTTCGCAAATCTAAGTCATTGCCATTGGATGTAGATGTGATTGCTGAAGTTGATATATACAAGTTCAATCCATGGGAACTTCCAA AAATGACTCTTTATGGTGAAAAAGATTGGTACTTCTTCACCCGTAGGAAAGGAAAGCAGCCTAACATGGTTAGGCGAAACCGTTTAGCCGGAATAGGTTTTTGGAAGGCAACCGGACCCAAAAAGAAAATTGGTCATTCTAAGGTCCAAGGCATAAAAAAGTCATTGGCTTTTTTTACGGGAAAAGTTCCTAATGCAACCAGAACCAACTGGTTGATGCACGAGTACTCCCTTCTCGATGTAGATCGTGGTTCTACCGCGAAGGGTAGAAAGACTTCTAGG GTCAATGAATGGGTGATTGTTCGTGTCTACCAAAGAAATGACAAAAAAGTGACCCCCATGTTTACGTTTGAATCCCCCAATCTTGGATTGGTGGATTCCGAAATAGCCTTTGGTTCTCCTATCCAACTGATGGTTGATGAAATTGTACCTGATAATTTGGTTAATGAAGTTGATGTCGTTCCCGCAGTACTAGAAAACATGAATGAATCGTTGGCGCTGCCCTTGGAACCTGGGTTGGTGGATTCGGAAATAGGCTTTGATTTTCCTATCGAATCTGTAATGGAAGAAATTATACCCTACGATTTTGTTAGTGATTTATTTAATTCGTTCCCCTTAATGCCGGAAAACTTTGTAGAATTTGTGTATGCACCTTAA
- the LOC124931775 gene encoding heptahelical transmembrane protein ADIPOR3-like has product MEGKGKKLWRRMKCDQLIDYNSLPAYLKDNEFILGYYRSEWPLKQLILSIFHVHNETINIWTHLIGFLLFLFLTIHAAAKIPSTIDNLRRVDFSKICEEVVNCLISLPTMADLSRLKDALSSLSTWHITQVITKCLPHHLSSTNNFNATTSDGSISVINHQSGIGSNVAMIQPITRWPFFAFLGGAMFCLLNSTFCHLLGCHSERLRYVVLRLDYAGIAVLISTSFYPTVYYSFMCHPLPLYLYLSTITSFGIITILLSLLPSFQKPSFRPFRTTLFIAMAVTGVAPIVHKVWVHGNQPVIIETTKNEVMMGIFYGLGAIVYATRIPERWWPGKFDLVGSSHQLFHMLVIAGAYTHYRAGLIYVEWRDYERC; this is encoded by the exons atGGAAGGGAAGGGAAAGAAACTGTGGAGAAGAATGAAATGCGATCAACTTATTGATTATAACTCATTACCAGCTTATCTTAAAGACAATGAATTCATTCTGGGTTATTATCGATCTGAATGGCCATTGAAACAGCTCATTCTAAGCATCTTCCATGTCCACAATGAAACCATTAACATTTGGAC GCATTTGATTGGATTCTTGTTGTTTCTTTTCCTCACCATACACGCAGCGGCTAAGATTCCAAGCACGATTGACAATTTAAGAAGAGTTGATTTTAGCAAAATATGTGAAGAGGTTGTAAATTGCCTTATTTCATTGCCAACAATGGCCGATCTTTCTCGATTAAAGGATGCACTTTCCTCACTTTCTACTTGGCATATTACACAAGTTATCACCAAGTGTTTGCCCCATCATTTATCGAGTACCAACAATTTTAATGCAACAACATCGGATGGCTCTATTTCG GTTATTAACCATCAAAGTGGCATTGGAAGTAATGTTGCAATGATACAACCAATCACAAGGTGGCCATTTTTTGCCTTCTTAGGAGGCGCCATGTTTTGCTTACTTAATAGCACTTTTTGTCACCTCCTCGGTTGTCACTCGGAGCGCCTTCGTTATGTTGTCCTCCGCCTCGACTATGCTGGAATCGCCGTCCTAATCTCTACTTCATTCTACCCTACGGTCTATTATTCCTTCATGTGCCATCCTCTCCCACTTTACCTCTACCTTTCTACCATAACCTCCTTTGGCATCATAACCATCCTTTTATCTCTTCTCCCCTCGTTTCAAAAACCAAGTTTTCGGCCCTTTCGAACAACGTTATTCATCGCCATGGCCGTAACAGGTGTAGCACCTATAGTCCATAAGGTATGGGTCCATGGAAACCAACCGGTGATTATTGAGACTACAAAGAATGAGGTGATGATGGGGATATTTTATGGTCTTGGGGCAATTGTTTACGCAACTAGAATACCGGAAAGGTGGTGGCCAGGAAAGTTTGATCTCGTCGGAAGTAGCCACCAGTTGTTTCATATGTTGGTGATTGCGGGCGCTTACACACACTATCGAGCTGGCCTTATTTATGTTGAATGGCGTGATTACGAAAGATGCTAA